The following proteins are encoded in a genomic region of Sparus aurata chromosome 11, fSpaAur1.1, whole genome shotgun sequence:
- the ebna1bp2 gene encoding putative rRNA-processing protein EBP2: MVIDSRTMESAEEDALLGEESEEEHSELSDSELQEAFSKGLLKPGMNVLVDEPKKCVNNVEGMKQCLADFRRDLPWMERLDMTNLPAEDVLSKVEGKVPNATNGDINVDDDFQREMFFYRQAQATVIEALPLLKKNSIATKRPDDYFAEMAKSDQHMQKIRQKLISKQMMMEKSEKAKKLREQRKFGKKVQVEVIQKRQKEKKAMMNAVKKYQKGMTDKLDFLEGDKKAGKDSSQGPKKVSNKKGPNAKRKYKDQKFGFGGKKSGKKWNTKESFNDVSSFRAKVAHAKGGKGGKKGKGGKQNKRPGKSVRKKMKSRS, translated from the exons ATGGTTATCGATAGCAGGACTATGGAGTCAGCAGAGGAGGACGCGCTGCTCGGAGAGGAGTCAGAGGAGGAGCACAGCGAATTATCAGACAGCGAG ctTCAAGAAGCCTTTTCAAAGGGGTTGTTGAAACCTGGAATGAACGTCCTGGTGGATGAGCCCAAAAAGTGTGTCAACAATGTG GAGGGTATGAAACAGTGCCTTGCTGACTTCCGTAGAGATCTTCCCTGGATGGAGAGGTTAGACATGACCAACCTGCCGGCTGAAGACGTCCTTTCAAAAGTTGAAGGGAAAGTTCCAAATGCGACAAATGGAGATATCAACGTGGACGATGATTTCCAGAGGGAGATGTTCTT CTACCGCCAAGCTCAAGCTACAGTCATCGAGGCACTGCCCCTCTTAAAAAAGAACAGCATTGCCACCAAGAGGCCTGATGATTACTTTGCAGAGATGGCTAAGTCAGACCAGCACATGCAGAAG ATCAGGCAAAAGCTGATCTCAAAGCAGATGATGATGGAGAAATCGGAGAAGGCCAAGAAACTGCGCGAGCAAAGGAAGTTTGGCAAAAAG GTCCAAGTAGAGGTGATCCagaagaggcagaaagagaagaagGCTATGATGAACGCTGTGAAGAAGTATCAAAAAG GAATGACTGACAAACTGGATTTCTTGGAAGGAGACAAGAAGGCGGGTAAAGACTCTTCTCAGGGACCCAAGAAAGTGTCCAACAAGAAGGG CCCCAATGCCAAGAGAAAGTACAAGGACCAGAAATTCGGCTTTGGAGGCAAGAAGAGCGGGAAGAAGTGGAACACCAAGGAGAGCTTCAACGATGTATCCAGTTTCCGCGCCAAAGTGGCTCACGCAAAGGGCGGGAAAGGAGGGAAGAAAGGcaaaggaggaaaacaaaat AAACGCCCAGGAAAGTCTGTACGCAAGAAGATGAAGTCCCGCTCATAA
- the cfap144 gene encoding cilia- and flagella-associated protein 144 yields MAGNEKKMEPSVVHQNAIHVETIRKEQRQQKLHTEFSINPHRKLHILPDKPMSRKPPEVLADSDFIKAFHKARQEPTKKYEMPQTESQEIGWLSTSLMPSNRSDRRLNFHRFGTDVTIHQEIALRLSNCPKTESKSEQK; encoded by the exons atGGCAGGAAACGAGAAGAAAATGGAACCATCCGTGGTTCATCAAAACGCAATCCACGTCGAGACGATCCGGAAAGAGCAGCGACAGCAGAAGCTCCACACGGAGTTCAGCATCAACCCGCACCGCAAAC taCACATCCTGCCAGACAAGCCCATGTCCAGGAAACCACCTGAAGTGCTCGCAGACT CCGACTTCATCAAGGCCTTTCACAAAGCCCGCCAGGAGCCCACCAAGAAATATGAAATGCCACAGACTGAGAGTCAGGAGATAGGCTGGCTGTCAACGTCACTG ATGCCATCAAATCGCAGCGACAGGAGGTTAAACTTCCACCGATTCGGCACGGACGTGACCATACACCAAGAAATTGCCCTGCGTTTATCCAACTGCCCCAAGACTGAAAGTAAATCTGAGCAAAAGTGA